A window of Marinobacter sp. es.042 genomic DNA:
CACCTTAGATAATACCACAGCAATCGCGAGTGTAGTGCTTGGTGCATCGATCATTGAAAAACACTTCACCCTTGATCGCAAAGGCGGCGGGCCAGACGATAGCTTCTCCCTGGAACCAACTGAGCTTGCCGCGTTGTGTCGGGATAGTAAGGTTGCGTGGCGAGCTGTCGGAGAGGTTGATTATGGGCGGAAATCAAGTGAGCAGGGGAATGCTCAATTTAGACGCTCGTTGTATTTTGTAAGAAGTATGAAAAAGGGAGAAACGATTACAGAAGATTGTATCCGAAGCGTTAGACCAGGATTCGGAATGGCTCCCAAATTTAAAGAAACGCTGATTGGAAAAAAGGTTAATGTTGATGTTAAGGAAATGACTGCAGTTCAAAATTCCATGATCTCCGGGAAATAAGGAAGCTTCAATAGTGCAATTCTCGGTTGGTTTAGGCACTCAAACGAGGGCATTTTTCCCTGCGCTAATCCTGTATGCCTCAACGCTGTTCTTTGCCAGTTATTTTGTTGAAGTTGCACTTCTCTCAATATTTCTTGTCGTTTCCTTAGTAATAAACGCCAATTCGGCTGGCCTGAAAATTAAAAGGCTACCTTTTGAATTAGTAACGTTATTATCTGCCTATGTCATACTGTCAATAATTTACGTTTTCTGGAAAAGTGATCATAGTTTAGTTGGCTCAAACCCAGTGTTAGGTGTGACTTTATTAACTATAATGGTAGTGTCGTCTGGGCTTTTGAGTAAAGATGTGCTTTACGTTTTTCTTATTCTATGTGCTTTTGAGTCCATTTTGGCAGTTGGCCAGTATATATCTGGAACTCCCTATTTCTTTGATGCCCAGCTTGTGGGTCGTGAATCCCTGAACTCTTCGGATATCTATGGCCTTTACAGTGAGAAGGTTTTAGGTCTTGGCTATTCCTCAACCCAACTATCTGCAAAAATAATCTTCGCGCTTTGCGCTTTTATTGGGAAAGGAGGAAAGCCAAGCACCGCACTTCTTGCTATTTTAATGGCTGGGAGTTTGGTCACCTTCTCCAGAGCGGGCGTTTTATCATTATCGATTATTGTATTTTATTTATTTTACGCTCGTGGGTTGATTCATAAATTTTTTGCTGTTACTTCGGCTGTTTTGGTTTTAATACTCTTCTATAATTATTTAGAAACCATCTTTTTGAAAAATAATGAATTTTCTTCAATTTTTAGTGGAGAGCTAGATTTTTCTGTGATTCTGACAGGTAGGCTTGATATTTGGCGCCAAGCCTGGGATTTTTGGTTGCACAATTTTGTTTTTGGCGGTGTCGGAGTTTCTCAAGCGTTTGAGAAGGTAAATGGAGAGGCAAATGCACACAATACCTTT
This region includes:
- a CDS encoding O-antigen ligase family protein, encoding MQFSVGLGTQTRAFFPALILYASTLFFASYFVEVALLSIFLVVSLVINANSAGLKIKRLPFELVTLLSAYVILSIIYVFWKSDHSLVGSNPVLGVTLLTIMVVSSGLLSKDVLYVFLILCAFESILAVGQYISGTPYFFDAQLVGRESLNSSDIYGLYSEKVLGLGYSSTQLSAKIIFALCAFIGKGGKPSTALLAILMAGSLVTFSRAGVLSLSIIVFYLFYARGLIHKFFAVTSAVLVLILFYNYLETIFLKNNEFSSIFSGELDFSVILTGRLDIWRQAWDFWLHNFVFGGVGVSQAFEKVNGEANAHNTFLYILSKGGIFLLIPYLLIMIAIARKVPFLVFISLLLFSTFGSMFGSYLSYYEVIIFSLLYPSGKGRSISMNKIDTVEVQSLRNVQA